One window of the Leptospira koniambonensis genome contains the following:
- a CDS encoding sulfurtransferase, which produces MFGLKIKNLGICLLLIPFLGACDAPEYLTPYQKFAIVQPVQVFETSQLLSVSNDVYDNNTYGLITASTLESWRSNWAANRPSTISGRLIIFQISGGALSGSYIRPETGVRVYGITATSADYTFFGQTRFNGLLDTETIVPEGKNIDAFLKRFGVNPATDLIVLAQDVPTDGNLMMTLRSWYTLYYWGVERTHLAVLNGAVSTKIGASQLTGGSSYTVPTTSGAGTIGSLYRDHTILQATLADVFNAVQGITDPTFEGSTPAPAGGSFILDARSPTEYDGTGTTVGPSNYTCTDTPNCYTPFEGHVKGAKSIPFANFINANKEFLPKSDLQNLLSTNGYAEGQTIIAYCRTNVRSSITGFATLAILGYPTRFYDGSWVEWGSLAYDSNGNWSNISAVSSWRTDRSSVTESITYNVGKSGIDASNISNLGTYFTPERSFAKGTNDIIDQDKKYLSGSASSGGGGGGGSSGGGGGGNPCGG; this is translated from the coding sequence ATGTTCGGTTTAAAAATTAAAAATTTAGGAATTTGTTTATTACTAATTCCTTTTTTGGGCGCCTGCGATGCTCCGGAGTATCTCACTCCGTATCAAAAGTTTGCTATAGTTCAACCTGTACAGGTTTTTGAGACTTCTCAACTTTTATCAGTATCCAATGACGTTTATGATAATAATACATATGGACTGATCACTGCATCCACTTTGGAGTCTTGGCGATCCAATTGGGCCGCGAATCGTCCTTCTACGATTAGTGGAAGATTGATCATCTTTCAGATCAGTGGAGGAGCGCTTTCCGGTTCTTATATAAGACCTGAGACAGGAGTAAGAGTGTATGGGATCACTGCAACTTCTGCGGATTATACTTTTTTTGGTCAGACTAGATTTAATGGTCTGCTTGATACTGAGACAATTGTTCCGGAAGGAAAAAATATAGATGCGTTCTTAAAACGTTTCGGTGTGAACCCTGCAACTGATCTGATCGTTCTTGCACAAGATGTTCCTACAGACGGAAATCTGATGATGACACTCCGCTCTTGGTACACTTTGTATTATTGGGGAGTGGAAAGAACCCATCTTGCGGTTTTGAATGGCGCAGTTTCTACAAAGATTGGTGCTTCTCAACTTACTGGCGGGTCTTCCTACACGGTTCCTACAACTAGCGGGGCTGGCACTATCGGAAGTCTATACAGAGATCATACGATCTTACAAGCTACACTTGCAGATGTTTTCAATGCAGTCCAAGGTATTACGGATCCAACATTCGAAGGTTCTACTCCAGCTCCTGCTGGAGGAAGTTTCATATTAGATGCAAGATCTCCTACAGAATATGATGGAACTGGAACTACTGTAGGACCTTCGAATTATACCTGTACCGATACTCCTAACTGTTATACACCCTTTGAAGGGCATGTGAAAGGAGCAAAAAGTATTCCCTTTGCGAACTTTATTAATGCAAACAAGGAGTTCCTACCAAAATCGGATCTCCAAAATCTTCTATCTACAAACGGATATGCGGAAGGCCAGACAATCATTGCGTATTGCAGAACTAATGTAAGATCTTCCATCACTGGATTTGCAACTCTTGCGATCCTTGGATATCCTACCAGATTTTATGATGGCTCTTGGGTAGAATGGGGATCTCTCGCCTACGATTCCAATGGGAACTGGTCCAATATAAGTGCAGTATCTTCATGGAGAACGGATCGTTCTTCTGTGACCGAATCAATCACATATAACGTAGGAAAGTCTGGAATAGACGCATCAAATATTTCTAATTTAGGAACTTATTTCACACCCGAACGTAGTTTTGCGAAAGGTACGAATGATATCATAGACCAGGATAAAAAATATCTTTCAGGTTCTGCTTCTTCCGGTGGCGGGGGAGGTGGTGGTAGTTCAGGAGGAGGTGGAGGAGGAAATCCTTGCGGAGGATAA
- a CDS encoding cytochrome C554 and C-prime, translating into MNCHSPNPETKTLLLSRLGWEEVTGSAWKPGSEENGVQCASCHLRKGKVYGPFRKEGNKNRIFQNSNIPHQGFIPQKEFEESEFCKNCHQSPETAKQVNGKFLMDTYGQWRRSEFAKSDVQCQNCHMPDRKHEWKGISDREMVKQGVQTSLQVLKKEEGAEIISELKNSGIGHLFPSYSVPKVNLEVWTESISGQKRKISEKTLGWMLDLELQKEIFDTRLYPGESALLRVSLSKEEFSKLKRVEFIVTVDPKEYYKRMFQDNWNYKDTFQENTKPWVLPNLKKALAEANSAKYELIRLHWIP; encoded by the coding sequence ATGAACTGCCATAGCCCAAATCCAGAAACCAAAACTTTATTACTTTCACGTTTAGGTTGGGAAGAAGTCACAGGCTCCGCTTGGAAACCAGGCTCGGAAGAAAACGGAGTGCAATGTGCGAGTTGCCATCTTCGAAAAGGAAAAGTATACGGGCCATTTCGTAAAGAAGGAAATAAAAATAGAATATTCCAAAATTCAAATATTCCTCACCAGGGGTTTATTCCTCAAAAAGAATTCGAAGAATCGGAATTTTGCAAAAACTGTCATCAATCTCCGGAGACCGCAAAACAGGTAAATGGGAAGTTTCTGATGGATACTTATGGACAATGGAGAAGGTCCGAATTTGCAAAATCAGATGTGCAATGCCAGAACTGCCATATGCCTGATAGAAAACATGAGTGGAAAGGTATCTCTGATCGGGAAATGGTAAAACAAGGGGTCCAAACTTCTTTACAAGTTTTAAAAAAAGAAGAAGGAGCCGAGATTATTTCTGAATTAAAAAACTCTGGAATAGGACATTTATTCCCAAGTTATTCTGTTCCAAAAGTAAACTTAGAAGTTTGGACAGAATCTATAAGCGGACAAAAAAGAAAGATCTCTGAGAAAACTTTGGGCTGGATGTTAGATCTGGAATTGCAGAAAGAAATTTTTGATACAAGACTGTATCCTGGAGAATCCGCTCTTCTTCGCGTAAGTTTATCTAAAGAAGAATTTTCAAAACTCAAACGAGTAGAATTTATCGTAACTGTAGATCCGAAAGAATATTATAAAAGAATGTTCCAAGATAATTGGAATTACAAAGATACTTTCCAAGAAAATACAAAACCATGGGTTTTGCCTAATCTAAAAAAGGCTCTCGCGGAAGCAAATTCTGCGAAATATGAATTAATTCGTTTGCACTGGATACCTTAG
- a CDS encoding PaaI family thioesterase, which produces MKSTVRENLSFGSSPDNPDGLQLKITFDEDTKTAYGDYTVPEKFQGSPDVIHPGIIATILDEIMAKINEAMNFKTTTGELTIRFLQPAQVNQPLHLRGWFVKKNKKVIENRAEIENEIGKIVARGKGKYIELDS; this is translated from the coding sequence ATGAAATCAACGGTTCGGGAAAACCTGAGCTTCGGGTCCAGTCCTGACAATCCGGACGGTCTTCAGTTAAAGATCACCTTTGATGAGGACACTAAAACCGCTTACGGTGACTATACGGTTCCTGAAAAGTTCCAAGGGTCCCCAGACGTGATCCATCCCGGAATCATCGCTACTATTTTGGACGAAATCATGGCCAAAATCAATGAGGCGATGAATTTTAAAACAACAACTGGCGAGTTAACGATCCGCTTCTTACAACCTGCGCAAGTAAATCAACCTCTGCATTTACGTGGCTGGTTCGTTAAAAAGAACAAAAAAGTGATCGAAAACAGAGCCGAAATTGAGAACGAGATCGGTAAAATCGTTGCCCGCGGTAAGGGCAAATACATCGAACTCGATTCCTGA
- a CDS encoding peroxiredoxin, with protein MPQVTSLAPDFKAEAVIGQQIKEIKLSDYKGKWVVLFFWPLDFTFVCPTEIIEYDAKLDEFKKIGAEVLGVSVDSAFTHLAWKNTPRKQGGLGDIKYPLVADITKSIARDYGVLLEGGMALRGTFIIDPAGVIRQSTINDLPVGRNIDEAIRLVKAFQYVEKHGEVCPANWDEGKKTMKADPEKSKEYFSAVN; from the coding sequence ATGCCTCAAGTTACTTCACTCGCACCGGACTTTAAAGCAGAAGCCGTAATCGGTCAGCAAATCAAGGAAATCAAACTTTCCGACTATAAAGGAAAGTGGGTTGTTCTATTCTTCTGGCCCCTCGACTTCACTTTCGTTTGTCCTACTGAAATCATCGAGTATGATGCAAAACTAGACGAATTCAAAAAAATCGGAGCGGAAGTTCTGGGAGTTTCCGTAGACAGCGCTTTTACTCACCTTGCATGGAAGAACACTCCTCGTAAACAAGGCGGATTAGGAGATATCAAGTATCCTCTAGTTGCAGACATAACCAAGTCAATCGCAAGAGATTACGGAGTTCTTTTAGAAGGCGGAATGGCTTTGAGAGGAACTTTCATCATCGATCCAGCTGGAGTGATCCGTCAGTCTACAATCAATGATCTTCCTGTAGGAAGAAACATAGATGAAGCAATCCGTTTAGTGAAAGCTTTCCAATACGTGGAAAAACACGGCGAAGTTTGCCCTGCAAACTGGGACGAAGGAAAGAAAACTATGAAAGCGGATCCAGAAAAGTCCAAAGAATACTTCTCTGCGGTAAACTAA
- the sufB gene encoding Fe-S cluster assembly protein SufB, with protein MAQALEIISDEDRYYRADNFPKGLTRKVVESISHIKNEPAWLTEFRLEAFKVYESKPMPGWGFFPNFKVDIDEYVHYIGANHKKKKSWDEVDPEVLKSFERLGIPEHERKYLAGIEAMEDSETVYANVKKELTDLGIIFCDIDTAIREYPDIVRKYIGTVVSIGDNKFSALNSAVFSGGSFAYVPKGVKTPMPLQAYFKVSAASSGQYERTLLIAEDGAELEYSEGCSSVQDKGTNFHTAVVELIAHKNSKIFYTTIQNWKKNMYNWTVKRGLCHEAAHITWTDVNIGANTIKYPGIVLQGDNSTGDILSLAFAGSGQIQDTGARIIHVGKNTRSNILAKGVSLDGGINSYRGLVKFTTGSSNAYSHVKCDGLMMDDRSQSHAYPYNDVSGQNGTLNYEATVSRIDEDQLFYLQSRGLSEDDAKLLIINGFCEGVTKHLNVEYSVEMTRLIRMILEDGKVISEHSDSSVS; from the coding sequence ATGGCACAAGCACTTGAGATCATTTCCGACGAAGATAGATATTATCGTGCGGATAATTTTCCCAAAGGACTTACACGCAAAGTGGTGGAGTCCATCTCCCATATTAAAAATGAGCCTGCTTGGCTGACTGAATTCCGTCTAGAGGCATTTAAAGTTTATGAAAGTAAGCCTATGCCTGGTTGGGGATTTTTTCCTAACTTCAAAGTGGATATAGACGAGTATGTGCATTATATAGGCGCAAATCATAAAAAGAAAAAATCTTGGGACGAAGTTGATCCTGAAGTATTAAAAAGTTTTGAAAGACTTGGGATCCCTGAACACGAAAGAAAATACCTGGCTGGTATCGAAGCCATGGAAGATTCTGAGACTGTTTACGCTAACGTTAAAAAAGAACTTACTGATCTTGGAATTATTTTCTGCGATATAGATACTGCGATCCGTGAATATCCGGATATCGTTCGCAAATATATCGGAACTGTTGTTTCTATCGGGGACAATAAATTCTCCGCATTAAATTCTGCAGTATTTTCGGGAGGATCTTTCGCTTACGTTCCGAAAGGTGTTAAAACTCCTATGCCTTTACAGGCTTATTTTAAAGTGAGTGCTGCTTCTTCCGGTCAGTACGAAAGAACACTTTTGATCGCAGAAGATGGAGCTGAGTTAGAATATTCTGAAGGATGTTCTTCTGTGCAAGACAAGGGCACAAATTTCCATACTGCAGTGGTGGAGCTGATCGCTCATAAGAATTCTAAAATATTCTACACTACTATCCAGAACTGGAAAAAAAATATGTATAACTGGACTGTTAAACGCGGCCTTTGTCATGAAGCGGCTCATATTACTTGGACAGATGTGAATATTGGCGCAAATACGATCAAGTATCCAGGTATCGTATTACAAGGTGATAATTCTACAGGTGATATTCTATCCTTAGCTTTTGCTGGTTCAGGTCAGATCCAAGATACTGGTGCAAGAATTATCCATGTAGGTAAAAACACTCGCAGCAATATTTTAGCAAAAGGTGTTTCCTTGGATGGTGGGATCAACTCTTACAGAGGTTTGGTAAAATTCACCACTGGTTCTTCTAACGCATATAGCCATGTAAAATGTGATGGTCTGATGATGGATGATCGTTCTCAGTCACATGCGTATCCTTATAATGATGTGAGTGGGCAGAATGGGACTTTGAACTATGAGGCGACTGTTTCTCGTATTGATGAGGATCAGTTATTCTATCTCCAGTCCAGAGGACTTTCAGAAGACGATGCAAAACTTCTGATCATCAATGGTTTCTGCGAAGGTGTGACTAAACACTTAAATGTGGAATATTCTGTAGAGATGACTAGGCTTATTAGAATGATCTTAGAAGACGGGAAAGTTATTTCCGAACATTCGGATTCTTCTGTTTCCTAA